The following coding sequences are from one Roseburia hominis A2-183 window:
- a CDS encoding carbohydrate ABC transporter permease, which yields MKQKKAKMSLEKKHNLTGWAFLIPAALLIFIFCFYPMIQAIILSFTKKGSGFAGLANYQRILKDKTFQQCLFNTVFYFIIQVPVMLLLALGLAQLLNSPKIKGKSIFRTLIFLPCATSLVSYSMIFKSLFAQDGLVNNIITTLGFDRVDWFQNAWAARFVIIIALIWRWTGYNMVFYLAGLQNIDDSVYEASYIDGATPFQQFMKITIPLLRPTILLTAIMSTSGTLQLFDESVNLTSGGPGKSTMTLAHYVYNISFVETPKFNYAAAISVFILVSVAVLSAIQMKVGDKRD from the coding sequence ATGAAACAGAAGAAAGCAAAAATGAGTTTGGAAAAAAAACATAACCTGACCGGATGGGCATTTTTAATTCCGGCTGCACTTCTTATCTTTATCTTTTGCTTTTATCCTATGATACAGGCAATTATCCTGTCCTTTACCAAAAAAGGATCAGGATTTGCAGGGCTGGCAAATTACCAGAGAATATTAAAGGATAAGACGTTCCAGCAGTGTCTGTTTAACACTGTATTTTACTTTATAATCCAGGTGCCTGTCATGTTACTTCTGGCACTGGGGCTGGCACAGCTTTTGAACAGTCCGAAGATTAAAGGAAAGAGTATTTTCCGTACTCTTATCTTTCTTCCATGTGCGACATCACTGGTATCCTATTCCATGATTTTCAAATCCTTATTTGCCCAGGACGGTCTGGTAAATAATATTATTACGACCCTTGGCTTTGACAGAGTGGACTGGTTCCAGAATGCATGGGCAGCCCGTTTTGTCATCATCATTGCACTGATCTGGAGATGGACCGGATACAATATGGTTTTCTATCTTGCGGGCTTACAGAATATTGATGATTCCGTATACGAAGCAAGTTATATTGATGGAGCGACCCCTTTTCAGCAGTTTATGAAGATTACCATTCCCTTATTGAGGCCTACCATCCTGTTGACGGCTATTATGTCAACTTCAGGTACGCTACAGTTGTTTGATGAGTCTGTTAACCTGACTTCCGGAGGTCCTGGTAAGTCCACCATGACACTGGCGCATTATGTTTATAATATCTCCTTTGTGGAAACACCCAAATTTAACTATGCGGCAGCAATTTCCGTATTTATCCTTGTGAGTGTGGCAGTTCTTTCTGCAATCCAGATGAAAGTAGGTGACAAACGTGACTAA
- a CDS encoding carbohydrate ABC transporter permease, whose amino-acid sequence MTKVKTTIAYIILIIASFLSAFPLYYMICGATNSSIDIVRGKLFPGVYLMENYQSLIANQNLGRAMFNSFRNAIVITVIALLICSIAGYGFEIYHDKGKDLLMNILLLAMMLPFVAIMIPLFKMFSSWKLVNTWIALALPSLSTPFLIMMFRQAARSFPHDIIQAARLEGLSEIRIFFTMFLPIMKSTYGAAMTVTFMNAWNNYLWPTIILQDSNQITMPMLVANLKSGYSVDYGMLMLGVLICTLPTAIIFLCLQKSFANGIAGAVK is encoded by the coding sequence GTGACTAAAGTAAAGACAACTATCGCTTATATTATTTTAATCATTGCCAGTTTCCTGTCAGCGTTTCCCCTGTACTATATGATTTGTGGAGCAACCAACTCCAGCATTGATATTGTCCGTGGAAAACTGTTCCCAGGTGTTTATCTGATGGAAAATTACCAGAGTCTCATTGCAAACCAGAATCTGGGACGAGCCATGTTTAACTCTTTCCGCAATGCAATTGTGATTACTGTGATTGCACTGTTAATCTGCTCCATCGCAGGCTATGGCTTTGAGATTTATCATGACAAGGGCAAAGACCTTCTGATGAACATTCTGCTTCTTGCCATGATGCTTCCCTTTGTTGCTATTATGATTCCTTTGTTTAAAATGTTTTCTTCATGGAAGCTGGTTAATACCTGGATTGCACTGGCACTGCCTTCTCTTTCTACACCATTTCTCATTATGATGTTCCGGCAGGCAGCCCGTTCTTTCCCTCATGATATTATCCAGGCAGCCCGTCTGGAAGGACTTAGTGAGATCAGGATTTTTTTTACCATGTTCCTGCCAATTATGAAGTCTACCTACGGCGCAGCCATGACAGTAACTTTCATGAATGCCTGGAATAACTATCTCTGGCCAACGATTATTTTACAGGACAGCAACCAGATTACCATGCCCATGTTGGTTGCAAACTTAAAAAGTGGTTACAGCGTAGACTATGGTATGTTAATGCTGGGGGTATTGATTTGTACCCTTCCTACCGCAATTATCTTTCTGTGCTTACAAAAGAGTTTTGCCAATGGAATTGCAGGAGCAGTGAAATAA